The Candidatus Kerfeldbacteria bacterium genome segment GCGAGCCCGAAACCATCGGCTGACACTCGGTCTTTCCGAAACGCGTTTCCTGTTCGAGAAAATTCAGGCGGCGTGTGTCCGCGCCGCCGAAGGTCGATATTTCCACGCATCACCAGTATGAAAAAGTGCAGGCGGGTCAGATATGGGCGCTGTTCGGAAACCACCGATTTTATTGCCCGAGCTTGTCGAGGGCCATGCCATGTACCCGCCAAAAAGCTACCCTTCGACGGGCTCAGGGAATAACTTTTTGACGTTTTCGAACAGCGCCATCGATATGAGACTCCTCGGCAGATAGATTGTTCTCAATATACCTCAAGGGTGAGATAAGGCCAATCGACCAGTGCGGCCTCCGGGTGTTGTACCACAGGAGACAGTCCATGAGCTCCCGGTTGAAGGCTGAGAGATCATAGGAGAGCAGGCCCCGGCGTCTTTGAATGAAAGCTTCCGACAGGGTCCGGTTGAAACGCTCGATCTCTGCATTCATCTGGGGAGATCTGGGATAGCAGAAGAAATGGGTGATCCCTGATTTGGTACGGTAGAGTTCAAAGTGATCGCTGAATTCGCTCCCATTGTCCGTCTGCACGTGGGTGAGAGAAAGAGGTGCGACCTCCCGGAAAGTGGCCATGAAGTCCGCGGCGGTTTTGGAGCTGTGGGAGGCGTAGGCATAAGCGAAAGCGAACTTGGTCTCCAGGTCTATGCCCGTCAGGATGTAGCGTTTCATGCCATTCGTGAAACGCACGATCGTATCTGCCTTCACAAGCCCGCCCGTATGACCCTTGCTCCGCAATTTCTTCCTAATCTTCTTGGGCTTCTGCGCCACGAGCCTTCCCGTCTGCCCATAGAGGGAGAGCTTCTTCGGATCTCGGAGTTTGCCCTGTTTCTTCAGATCAGAGAGCATCCGGCCCACCGTGGAGTCGGATGGGGTTCCCAGATCATCTTCCTGGATGAGTTTGGCCAGCTTTTCCTTGCCGAGCTTCTCACGGAGACGCTCCTGGAGGATGAGGTTTTCTATGGGCTTCGGGATGACGCGGGTCCGCCGGTGCTTCGGCGTCGTGCTCTGGGGGACGAGGGCTTCCAGCTTACCGCCGGACTCATCCAGGATCTTCTGCCATCGGAAAAGGGTGGGGCGGGAAACGCCATAGGCTTCCCGAGCTGCCGCCTCCCCGTGCTTCTTCCAGAACACAAGTATTTTGGCCCGCTCCTCTGCTTCCTGGGTGATCATATCCCGGAAGCGTAGCGCTTCGTTGTAGGCGCTAACCAGGCCCCGGGTGCCGGCTATTTTGTTGTAGATCTGCATGACTTTTCGGAGGGCCGAAAAGTCTCATATGTATCTGAACTTGTGCATCGAACGGGTTAGGTTAAGTTAAGAGCGCCAACACTTCAAATCACCCTTTGATCTTGCTTCCCTCAATGGACTCGAGATAAACAGGGCAAGCAAAATAAATGATGATCTCAGGTGTTGCGGGCCTGGGTTTTATGTCGGCCCGCGCGAGCGTGGGAAGCGGAGTCTACTTCGGAGAAAGGAAGAGCGAGCTGAGCGAATCTCCGTCATGGATCCGTCGGATCGCGTCCGCGAGGAGGGGCGCAATTGAGAGCATCGTGATTATCAGCCTGCTCGTTTGCAACTTTTCTGCGGGGTGCGCAATAGAGTCCATCACGACGAGTTCTTTGATGGGACTGGCGTCGAGTCGGGTAATGGCATCGCCGGACGCGAGAAAGTGAGTGGCATAACCGTAGACACTGAGCGCGTCCGCGTTCATGGCGGCCTCGGCATCGGCAATGAGAGTTCCTGCAGTATCGATCAGATCGTCGACCAGGAGCACGTTTCGTCCCTTCACGTCGCCGATGATCTTGATGGAGCCTCTCGTGACCTTGCCGGGTTCCGGCCGAGTTTTGTCGAAGATGACGTAGTCGCCCTGGTTGAGTAATGTTGCATACGCTTTCGCTCTGGGGCCGCCGCCTTTATCGGGCGATGCCACAATAAATGGACTAGTGAGCAGCGTCCGAAGGTAGGGGATGCTTGCGACGGAGGCGTACAGGTGGTCGACAATCATGTTTCTTCCGAAGAACCCCATGGTTACTTCCGAGTGAAGGTCGAAAAGAAGTGCCCGGTCGGCTCCGGAGTTGGAGAGTATGTCGATCACAACTCTCGCGCTGATAGGAACGCGGGGGCGGTCCTTGCGGTCTTGTCGGTTGTATCCGAGATACACCGGCACAAGAGTAACGCGTTTAGCCGAAGAGCGGCGGGCTGCATCCGCGAGAAGGATCATCTCCATGAGATTTTCCATCGGCGGGTGCGTGGCGTTGATGATGAATACGTCCGCGTCGCGGACATCTTCCAACAACTGGATATGGACTTCGCCATCGCTGAACTTTCTGAGGTCAGCCCTTCCAGGATCTATGCCGAGCTTTCGGCACACATCCTGGGCCAACGAGGCGCTCGTTGTCCCTGAGAACACTTTAACTCTCCACATCATAGTACCTTTCTCCTTTAGCTGATGAAATTGTAAACCTGAATACGATAACGGTGTAACTGTGGGAATTACAGCACCGAATAAGACGAAAGTCCACCTTGTAGATTCAGTTTCTAAGGTACGGAAGCCATGTTGCGTCCTCGGTTCGAATCCCACCGCAAGTATCAAAAAATTCCCCGATAAACGAGGCGTATGGCGCGCTCACCTAACTACATCAAGCACCTCGTCAAATTTCTCGAAGCAATAGTCCGCTTGGCCGGATCTTTTCCACATCAAGCCCGTACCAATGCCCGCTTTTTTGGTTGGTAGAATATCCTTTCCCACGTCGTCGCCGATATAGAGGATCTCATTCGGCGGCAGTTGGGAGAGTTCGATCATTTTATAAAACCCATCGAGTGCCGGCTTTGGTTCTTTCACCATTCCCGCATTGAGAAAATGTGAAAACCACTTTGGATCGACGCCCAACTCTTGGAACACCTTCTCTAATTCGAGGTTAGAGAACGTGGAAATTGGCACCATTTTTCTCAATGCATCCAGGACTTGCGGTATGTTATCATTGGCAAGCCTACAGAACTTCGCCGGGTCTAAAGAATTGACTTGCTCGGACCAATACTTGGACGGTAATCCCAAGGACCGAAACACCGCAGAATTGCTCCTCTCATGTCTTTGATATAACTCCTCAAATTCTTTTATCAATTCTGGGCTGACGGTCCTTCCCGTTGCCGAAGCATAGAAGTTATAGCGAAGCTTGTCATGGGCATCCTTATTTATGGAGCCGATCGTATCACCGAAATCAAACCAAATGTGCCGGATCATAATGGTGGAATAATTCTTTGCGGTTCAAACGGACAAGAAAGTATACCAGTAAAAACCGGATAATTTGATCTCACCGCAGGCATCAACCCCGGATGCGGGGCGACGGACTCGTCCGCGCGGGCTTCGGCCCTCTTTTTTGAAAAAAATTGGCGGCTACGAATTTAGGCCGACTTCCATCAAGCAGAGAAAATGGTCGGCCTCCACTTTTTTGACTTCCGAATTTATAAGATGCCATTGGCGAGAAAGTAGCATGTGGTCTTTCTGTCCTCTGCCAGGTGTGGTTTCAATATCGACAAACGCTTCCCGATATAAATCATTTTCATAAATATCGGGAAGCAGGGCGACAACATTGTTGTAATTGAAATCCGCGCCTATCAATGTTGGTCGTTCGGAAATGGAAATGCAAAACTCGGCAATGGCACTTCTAACGTTTTTCAAATCCGGTTCAGCAAAATCTCGTTTGAAATAATGGAACGGCACCATATGTCCGTTTGCGATATTGATTGAAGTTCCATTGTAGTCGACCTCGCAAACTAAAAAACCAACATCAAATGATACCCACTTATCTCCATTCGGTCGTATAATTGAGAGTCCAGGATTTGGAACTTTGTGAAAATCTGAATGGACAATCGGAAATTTACTAAGCGTAACCAAAGATAATTGCTGGTCGCTTTTTATATGAGAACGACCGTATGAATGATTTGCGGTAAAAGAATACCCAAGACGCTTAGCAATAATCTCCGATTGAGTAGTTTCTCCTTTTTTGAGTGGAGTGTGTGCTTCTTGAATCGCAATCACATCTGCGTTTTCATCTCGCAATTTTTTAATAAAATAATCGAGATTTTCTTCGTCATAAGAAATTGCATCCTCTAAGGATTCTCTAAACATGTAACCGCCCGCGATGTTCCAACAGATAAATTTCATAATTATTTTAAAATCCCGCCAATATAGTCAAAAAATAGTCGGGGTTATTGCTTACCGTTTACTTAATGTCCTGTGTTTTCTGTGTTTCACGAAGGATCGCTCCCACCTCGGGACTGACATCTAATCTGGAAAATGGGATGGAGTAGAGCACGTATCCTTCGCGGCTACGGAAAAGCTCCCGTAGCTCCTCGGTTTCTTCGGGGCAGGCATCTTTGAACGGTTTTATGTTGCCACCTAATTTTACAAGGAGATTTTCACCGGTTGATGTTGCTCCAGAAAAGCGCTCTACAAGCACGAGATTATCTTTTTGCAGCTCCGCGAAACGCAGTTGCGCTTCCTCAGCCGACGTGCAACGCGCGATCTCCGGGTATATTTTTAAAAAACCGAGAAGATGGGATCCTCCCTTTTTTGAACTCCATAAATTATTTCGCAGTATGGCCAAGAGATCATCATCGGTCATTGTCAGGAAATTTTCACGGGTGAGCGTTCCGTTTTGGTATAGCGCTCTTCCTGTAACGCTGGCCAGTACGTGCTCCGCGTTGCGGGACCGCGGATTGTAATAAAGATTTTTGAACATAAGAGCCCGGAGCCGAAGAAATTGCGCGAGGGCGTCGGGCGAAGAAAAGTAGATGTTGTTTCCTTCTCTTTTCACATCCGCCCAAGGCGCGCACACGGAGGATCCGCTTCGGGCGGCCTCCTGGACCATCTTTTCTACTTCCTGATAGTCGGGATCTTCCAGGCAGGTTGGGAAGCGTATGCTCCCGCCAATATACGCCGCCGCATCGCTTCCGACATAAGAAATCTTGTCGGCCACGTCCAGAATTTCACCCAGAAGCCCTTGCCCCTGCACCGCTTCAGTTAGTATGTGCCGATCGGGTAATTGCTTTTCGGTTTTCTTCCAATCCGTAACCACGGAAAACGTCGGGGATCGTCGTTCCGGATACAGCTTAAAAGCGTCTCCGTAATGCGTGTCTTCATCGAACATTTTCCAATCGATGCTTTTGGTGCGATCGCCACCGGCGGGCGTCAAAACATCATGAGTATAAGCGGCAATCTGCAAAGTTCTAAGTTCTTCTTCCGACAATCCTGTGTTGCGGCCGATAAGGGACGCGACTGCCAGAACGTTACAGGAGTGGAAATAGCGATCATGCGGAAAATTATCTTGCAGTTCGCCGGGACCGGCAGGAACCGTAAGCCAGGCCAACTGTCGGATCCGCCGAAGGCGCCAGAGCCAAAGTCCATCTTCTAATCCCCGCAAGAGTCCGTTCTCGGCCTTTTGATCGACGGCACAGGCAAAACCAAATATTTTGTTAAAAACCGGCCCGGCAATAAGAGGGTCGAATAGGTCCTCGAAAATCGCCCTGTTCCAGCGCAGCCGCGACCGGGTTCCTGGATCAAGCTGCTCGATCCATTCCGGTTCTGGCACCAGCGACTCGTCGTCCCACGTTCTTCTCTCATATGAACTTTGGTAAGCATCATCAACCGCCAGTATCACAACCCGGGGATCTGGAGATCGGCCCACTGCGAATTTTCGCAACGATGACGCAAGCCAGGGTTGTTCCAATAATTTTCCCGGTCCGGAGTATCTGACACGAGATCCGGGCGGCTTCTCCATCATGGGCAGAAACTTCAGCGGCCCGATGTGGGCGTAGTTGCAGCTTTGCTTAAAAAATTCCGGAGAGAAATGCTCTGCGGGTTCGGGAGTATTTTCATATTGGCCCAATTTATTAAGCACATACGGAATAGTACCGTACCACTATGCGCCGGGCAAGTTGCTTCACGGCATCAAGTTCGGCTTATTAACTCTCCAAAGTTCCAATATCACGATGGGTACAAAAATAACCCATATAAAATAGGATGATTTTTAGGTGCTCCCCAACCCAGACTTGAATTCAACCAGATTCCAGCATTCCCGCTACCTCGTCGACCACCAGGATGACGATACGCCGGAATTCGTGGCGCTCCGGGCGCTGCGCGGGAAGGTGTACATCGCTTCCCCGGCATCATTGTGGTGAACACGGACGGCAACCGGAACTTCCCGTACGTCAACGACGGCGGCGAGTATCTGGTCCAAGACTGGTTCTGGACTGGCCGAAAAGTCTATAGCCTTGCCTTTGGACCTCCTGAACAAACTTGATGGTTCATATTGGCAAAAAGAAATGGGATGGTGTAGTAATGTACTGACTTCGGTCCCTCTGCCACTAGCCGCTTGATAACATGGAGAGATTTTTCTTGTGAGCGATAGTTCACATCAGATGCTGGATGGCCTTTCAGTAAAGCTATTGGGACATGATTGGATGGTTCAAGGAAAAGGGCCGCAGTTCTATCTTGAAGAGGCCTCGAGAGCTTGTCGTTTTCAGTGAAAAATACAAACTCAATATCGTAGCCAATATATGCCAATGCTCCAGAGCTTACCGCAGATGGTCCCAATTCCTTTGCGGAACTACAC includes the following:
- a CDS encoding DDE-type integrase/transposase/recombinase, translating into MQIYNKIAGTRGLVSAYNEALRFRDMITQEAEERAKILVFWKKHGEAAAREAYGVSRPTLFRWQKILDESGGKLEALVPQSTTPKHRRTRVIPKPIENLILQERLREKLGKEKLAKLIQEDDLGTPSDSTVGRMLSDLKKQGKLRDPKKLSLYGQTGRLVAQKPKKIRKKLRSKGHTGGLVKADTIVRFTNGMKRYILTGIDLETKFAFAYAYASHSSKTAADFMATFREVAPLSLTHVQTDNGSEFSDHFELYRTKSGITHFFCYPRSPQMNAEIERFNRTLSEAFIQRRRGLLSYDLSAFNRELMDCLLWYNTRRPHWSIGLISPLRYIENNLSAEESHIDGAVRKRQKVIP
- a CDS encoding ribose-phosphate diphosphokinase, translating into MMWRVKVFSGTTSASLAQDVCRKLGIDPGRADLRKFSDGEVHIQLLEDVRDADVFIINATHPPMENLMEMILLADAARRSSAKRVTLVPVYLGYNRQDRKDRPRVPISARVVIDILSNSGADRALLFDLHSEVTMGFFGRNMIVDHLYASVASIPYLRTLLTSPFIVASPDKGGGPRAKAYATLLNQGDYVIFDKTRPEPGKVTRGSIKIIGDVKGRNVLLVDDLIDTAGTLIADAEAAMNADALSVYGYATHFLASGDAITRLDASPIKELVVMDSIAHPAEKLQTSRLIITMLSIAPLLADAIRRIHDGDSLSSLFLSPK
- a CDS encoding HAD family hydrolase produces the protein MIRHIWFDFGDTIGSINKDAHDKLRYNFYASATGRTVSPELIKEFEELYQRHERSNSAVFRSLGLPSKYWSEQVNSLDPAKFCRLANDNIPQVLDALRKMVPISTFSNLELEKVFQELGVDPKWFSHFLNAGMVKEPKPALDGFYKMIELSQLPPNEILYIGDDVGKDILPTKKAGIGTGLMWKRSGQADYCFEKFDEVLDVVR
- a CDS encoding HD domain-containing protein, whose translation is MLNKLGQYENTPEPAEHFSPEFFKQSCNYAHIGPLKFLPMMEKPPGSRVRYSGPGKLLEQPWLASSLRKFAVGRSPDPRVVILAVDDAYQSSYERRTWDDESLVPEPEWIEQLDPGTRSRLRWNRAIFEDLFDPLIAGPVFNKIFGFACAVDQKAENGLLRGLEDGLWLWRLRRIRQLAWLTVPAGPGELQDNFPHDRYFHSCNVLAVASLIGRNTGLSEEELRTLQIAAYTHDVLTPAGGDRTKSIDWKMFDEDTHYGDAFKLYPERRSPTFSVVTDWKKTEKQLPDRHILTEAVQGQGLLGEILDVADKISYVGSDAAAYIGGSIRFPTCLEDPDYQEVEKMVQEAARSGSSVCAPWADVKREGNNIYFSSPDALAQFLRLRALMFKNLYYNPRSRNAEHVLASVTGRALYQNGTLTRENFLTMTDDDLLAILRNNLWSSKKGGSHLLGFLKIYPEIARCTSAEEAQLRFAELQKDNLVLVERFSGATSTGENLLVKLGGNIKPFKDACPEETEELRELFRSREGYVLYSIPFSRLDVSPEVGAILRETQKTQDIK